Proteins from a genomic interval of Azotosporobacter soli:
- a CDS encoding Yip1 family protein produces MNEEEQGGKMNPWRMILSKPRVTLRWLLANRPGYGVPLLTVLQGIAITFQQVSNEELMRLVNFPVFVMMAVVTGPLWGAVAVYGGSYIMKWTGRVFGGVANVMQLRMALAWASLPSLFQLLIVFGVLLRFGVTGAAIEPLAALQTGAISVAIGLWQLVLLIACLMEVQEYAFSKALGNIVLFTLVMFFVLLLPLILLGILLVS; encoded by the coding sequence ATGAATGAGGAGGAACAGGGCGGAAAAATGAACCCTTGGCGGATGATTCTCTCGAAGCCGCGCGTGACGTTGCGCTGGCTACTGGCTAACCGTCCGGGTTACGGCGTGCCGCTGCTGACCGTGCTGCAGGGAATTGCGATTACGTTTCAACAGGTGAGCAACGAAGAGTTGATGCGCCTGGTCAATTTCCCCGTCTTCGTTATGATGGCGGTCGTGACCGGGCCGCTCTGGGGCGCAGTCGCAGTCTACGGCGGCAGTTATATCATGAAATGGACAGGCAGAGTGTTCGGCGGTGTGGCAAACGTTATGCAACTCCGGATGGCGCTCGCTTGGGCATCGCTGCCGTCGCTTTTTCAATTACTGATTGTGTTCGGCGTTTTGCTCCGTTTCGGTGTTACAGGCGCGGCAATCGAGCCGCTTGCCGCGCTGCAGACCGGCGCGATCAGCGTCGCCATCGGTCTTTGGCAGCTGGTGTTGCTAATCGCCTGCCTGATGGAAGTGCAGGAGTATGCGTTTTCGAAAGCATTGGGAAATATAGTGCTGTTTACGCTGGTGATGTTTTTCGTGTTGCTGTTGCCGTTGATCCTGTTGGGGATATTGTTAGTATCCTAG
- a CDS encoding GGDEF domain-containing protein — MRYTGRLAASGVMLAGILIMRVYAYIYFGYPLTEIPLVGIIFVGLAYAAGLQYDKVCFFSEKDSLTRCYNRRFVSRNIPLLLASVEKKRERLSLALLDCDNFKAINDIYGHQMGDRVLKEVAALIRANIRKSDSLIRWGGDEFILVTPYIGPSELQEINQALAELSKKLQVEIRVSSGIASYPQDAKTFENLIKVADHAMYEAKPRKTVHSQQYAG, encoded by the coding sequence ATGAGATATACAGGGCGTTTGGCGGCTAGCGGAGTCATGCTGGCTGGAATTCTTATCATGCGCGTTTATGCATATATTTATTTTGGCTATCCTCTTACGGAAATTCCGCTGGTCGGGATCATTTTCGTCGGACTTGCCTATGCTGCAGGACTTCAATACGATAAGGTCTGCTTTTTTTCCGAAAAAGACAGTCTGACCCGCTGCTACAATCGTCGCTTCGTCAGCCGGAACATTCCGCTGCTGCTGGCAAGCGTGGAAAAGAAACGGGAACGATTGAGTCTGGCTTTGCTGGACTGTGATAATTTTAAAGCGATCAATGACATATACGGTCATCAAATGGGCGACCGTGTACTGAAAGAAGTGGCAGCCTTGATCCGGGCAAATATCCGCAAGAGTGATTCTCTTATTCGCTGGGGCGGCGACGAGTTTATCCTTGTTACGCCCTATATCGGCCCTAGTGAGCTGCAAGAGATTAACCAGGCATTAGCCGAACTCTCTAAAAAGCTGCAAGTCGAGATTCGCGTTTCCTCCGGTATTGCGAGTTATCCGCAAGATGCGAAAACCTTTGAAAATCTGATAAAGGTTGCCGATCATGCCATGTACGAGGCCAAGCCAAGAAAAACGGTGCACAGCCAACAGTATGCGGGCTGA